In Cicer arietinum cultivar CDC Frontier isolate Library 1 chromosome 1, Cicar.CDCFrontier_v2.0, whole genome shotgun sequence, one DNA window encodes the following:
- the LOC101494091 gene encoding uncharacterized protein, whose product MTLFSTTGPIKFNNKIMSFSALPFTITKNNCYNISLPRNFDIHGNSLSSSFSCQNSIHGNLYSLKKRGLSLNAFDAKNSEPIEEDNDKALDAVMKLYSAFKNKNTQELSEILADECKCVCKFLSFFQAFQGKTQVLEFFSHLISLFGDNIQIVVKPTLHDGMNVGVHWKFEWNNIHVPLGKGFSFHICQTYRGKAVIKNIEMFMEPLLYLEPFKMQIIASLSEIVKIISFTGLSGNNSEKAKRILGTVFAVLTLVALLLFFMKLAL is encoded by the exons ATGACTCTCTTTTCTACCACTGGTccaataaaatttaacaataaaataatgtcATTTTCTGCACTACCCTTTACTATTACCAAAAACAATTGTTACAATATTTCCCTTCCTAGAAATTTTGATATACATGGCAAttctctttcttcttcattttcatgTCAAAACTCAATTCATGGAAATTTATATTCTTTAAAGAAGAGAGGCTTATCCTTGAATGCATTTGATGCTAAAAACTCAGAACCAATTGAAGAAGATAATGATAAGGCATTAGATGCAGTTATGAAACTTTACTCTGCCTTCAAGAATAAAAACACACAAGAATTGTCTGAAATACTTGCTGATGAATGCAAATGTGTGTGCAAGTTCCTTTCATTCTTTCAAGCCTTCCAAGGAAAAACG CAAGTGTTGGAATTCTTCTCTCATTTGATAAGTTTATTTGGTGACAATATTCAAATTGTGGTGAAACCCACTTTGCATGATGGCATGAATGTTGGGGTCCATTGGAAATTTG AGTGGAACAATATACACGTTCCTTTAGGAAAAGGTTTCAGCTTCCACATTTGCCAAACTTACCGTGGAAAGGCAGTTATAAA GAATATTGAGATGTTTATGGAGCCATTGCTCTACTTGGAACCCTTCAAAATG CAAATAATTGCAAGCCTTTCAGAGATCGTGAAGATAATCTCATTTACGGGGTTATCTGGAAATAACTCGGAAAAGGCAAAAAGAATTTTAGGCACTGTGTTTGCTGTGTTAACTCTGGTTGCCTTGTTATTATTCTTTATGAAACTAGCTTTATAG
- the LOC101494711 gene encoding uncharacterized protein LOC101494711 (The RefSeq protein has 1 substitution compared to this genomic sequence): protein MASVEVAHQAPVTAVQENEPTTEVINTPETITEQQPATEVPEATEQPEAEVPATEETIEEPTETAKEEAPAAPETQDPLEVETKEVVTEEAKEENTEAPKETEESPEEVKEEAAVEEPIATIENESAAPPAPPATAEVEEEKENKPVEPVEAPPAAVAEVPIETPEA from the exons ATGGCCAGTGTTGAG GTTGCACATCAAGCACCAGTAACAGCAGTGCAAGAAAATGAACCAACCACCGAGGTAATCAACACTCCGGAAACAATCACAGAACAACAACCAGCCACTGAAGTTCCTGAGGCCACAGAACAACCAGAAGCTGAAGTTCCTGCCACCGAAGAAACAATCGAAGAACCAACCGAAACAGCAAAAGAAGAAGCCCCAGCTGCTCCAGAAACCCAAGATCCACTTGAAGTTGAGACCAAGGAGGTTGTAACAGAGGAAGCCAAGGAAGAAAACACAGAAGCACCTAAAGAAACAGAGGAATCACCTGAAGAAGTGAAGGAAGAGGCAGCAGTGGAAGAGCCTATTGCAACCATTGAAAATGAGTCAGCAGCACCACCAGCACCACCAGCAACTGCAGAGGTGGAGGAGGAGAAAGAGAACAAACCAGTTGAGCCAGTGGAAGCTCCACCAGCAGCAGTAGCAGAAGTTCCAATTGAGACTTCTGAAGCTTAG
- the LOC101494399 gene encoding E3 ubiquitin-protein ligase UPL5, which yields MSQSITKTLTVNSFHQNKLNDHTSFSSSTMKNDTKTTPSQLQFFVRLMWTCKSLVIRASREDTVKSLLKAISFKTKIPIEYQRLIYRGKQLHSEQSLAECCIENDTCLQLIGHLRSMGFPMGCEALDDTVSLILRLCKGESVKDASRILHCRMMKYMEHKECVSVFMFMKVPLLMVTLYNSPYANNKGIADFCIRQLMIFCDHIETAQLQVIYFEVVLEFCELLRGVGFESNDLLYVVCRGSFGRMLESVGGVSDRDTKRRILFQGGFDCVVEISDKLLRFLDLSFGRMLESVGGVSDRDTSQALLCRDVHDFEKFSAPLRVGIAEHQGAFEVPVDCGFLCEKDSLIARVVDRFRLVFIQLLIKMDECLQSMEGCLVNKEQGEGGVSVIYYGWYYYLSILKELYHISKLYTGAEDKFWGVLLRRKSMLCHLIVKYTENTDDHRWVLKNRSVTDFESRRHLVMMLFFHELKDGLWDFHEMLIDRSQLLAESFEYISQAKPKSLQRGLFMEFKNEDATGPGVLREWFVLVCQEIFSPQNALFMACPNDRRRFFPNAASKIHPLHLEYFSFCGRIIALALRSKVHVGIVFDRVFHGQLAGEYITLEDIREADPIMYSSCKQILNMDADSIDSDTLGLTFATEVWELGRREVIELCLGGESRVVDSKNREEYVRLLIHNRFVTSISKQVSHFAKGFADILSGSSQEFFQSLELEELDWMLHGSENAISVEDWKAHTVYNGYKDIDRQISWFWEIVGRMSVEQRKVLLFFWTSVKHLPVEGFHGLDSRLHICRTSELDSHLPSSHTCFYELCFPPYSSLAIMQDRLRVITQEHIGCSFGTP from the exons ATGTCACAATCAATCACCAAAACCCTCACCGTCAACTCATTCCACCAAAACAAATTAAACGACCACACCTCCTTCTCCTCCTCGACGATGAAAAACGACACCAAAACGACGCCGTCACAGTTACAGTTCTTCGTACGCCTGATGTGGACCTGCAAAAGCTTAGTGATTCGTGCTTCAAGAGAAGACACAGTGAAATCACTTCTCAAAGCGATTTCGTTCAAAACCAAAATTCCGATTGAATATCAACGGTTAATATACAGAGGAAAACAGCTTCACAGTGAACAGAGTCTTGCTGAATGCTGTATTGAAAACGACACGTGTCTTCAATTGATTGGACACTTGAGGAGTATGGGGTTTCCTATGGGTTGTGAAGCTCTAGACGATACCGTTTCGTTGATTCTTCGTCTTTGTAAAGGTGAATCGGTGAAAGACGCTTCAAGAATCCTTCATTGTCGCATGATGAAGTATATGGAACATAAGGAATGTGTTTCCGTTTTCATGTTTATGAAAGTTCCTTTGTTAATGGTAACTCTTTACAATTCCCCTTACGCAAATAACAAAGGCATTGCTGATTTTTGTATTCGgcaattaatgatattttgtgaTCATATTGAGACCGCACAGTTGCaggttatttattttgaagttgTTTTGGAGTTTTGTGAATTGCTTAGAGGGGTAGGGTTTGAGAGTAATGATCTTTTGTACGTTGTTTGCCGGGGTAGTTTTGGAAGAATGTTGGAGAGTGTTGGTGGTGTTAGTGATAGGGATACTAAACGGAGGATTTTGTTTCAGGGTGGTTTTGATTGTGTTGTTGAGATTTCAGATAAGTTGTTGAGGTTTTTGGATTTGAGTTTTGGAAGAATGTTGGAGAGTGTTGGTGGTGTTAGTGATAGGGATACTAGCCAGGCACTATTGTGCAGAGATGTTCATgattttgagaaattctctGCTCCTTTGAGGGTTGGAATCGCGGAGCATCAAGGGGCGTTTGAAGTACCTGTGGATTGTGGATTTTTGTGTGAGAAAGATTCCTTGATTGCACGAGTAGTTGATCGCTTCCGTCTTGTATTTATTCAGTTATTGATCAAAATGGATGAGTGCCTTCAAAGCATGGAGGGTTGCTTGGTTAACAAGGAACAAGGGGAAGGGGGTGTGAGTGTTATCTATTATGGGTGGTATTATTATCTTTCCATCTTGAAGGAATTGTATCACATTTCTAAGCTCTATACAGGCGCAGAAGATAAGTTTTGGGGAGTTTTGTTGCGTCGAAAAAGTATGCTATGTCATCTGATTGTTAAGTACACAGAGAATACCGATGATCATAGGTGGGTTCTCAAGAACAGAAGTGTGACTGATTTTGAATCCAGGAGGCACTTGGTGATGATGCTATTCTTCCATGAATTAAAAGATGGATTATGGGATTTTCATGAGATGCTTATTGACAGGTCTCAGTTGTTGGCTGAATCTTTCGAGTACATATCACAAGCTAAGCCTAAATCTCTGCAGAGGGGTCTATTTATGGAATTCAAAAATGAGGATGCTACAGGACCAGGTGTACTGAGGGAGTGGTTTGTTTTGGTGTGTCAGGAAATATTTAGTCCGCAAAATGCTCTTTTTATGGCATGTCCAAATGACCGCAGGAGATTTTTCCCTAATGCTG CATCTAAGATACATCCTCTGCACTTAGAGTACTTCAGCTTCTGTGGACGTATTATTGCATTAGCTTTAAGGAGTAAGGTGCACGTGGGAATTGTTTTTGATCGTGTGTTTCATGGGCAATTGGCTGGGGAATATATTACTTTAGAAGATATCCGGGAAGCAGATCCTATAATGTATAGTAGCTGCAAGCAAATATTGAATATGGATGCTGATTCTATTGATTCAGATACATTAGGATTGACATTTGCCACAGAGGTGTGGGAATTAGGACGCAGGGAAGTGATTGAGCTTTGCCTTGGTGGAGAAAGCCGCGTTGTGGATAGTAAGAACAGGGAGGAGTATGTCCGTCTTCTTATACACAATCGTTTTGTAACATCCATATCTAAGCAGGTATCACATTTTGCCAAGGGTTTTGCTGATATTCTGTCCGGCTCAAGCCAAGAGTTCTTCCAATCTTTAGAGCTTGAAGAACTTGATTGGATGCTGCATGGGAGTGAAAATGCCATTTCTGTTGAAGATTGGAAGGCACATACTGTGTATAATGGCTATAAAGATATTGACCGTCAGATATCTTGGTTTTGGGAG ATCGTTGGGAGAATGTCAGTAGAGCAAAGGAAGGTTCTTCTGTTCTTTTGGACATCTGTGAAACATTTACCAGTTGAAGGTTTCCATGGCTTGGATTCCCGTCTACACATTTGCAGAACCAGTGAACTTGATAGTCATTTGCCATCATCTCACACATGCTTTTATGAGCTGTGCTTTCCCCCATATTCTTCTTTGGCTATCATGCAAGATCGCCTTCGAGTCATCACTCAAGAACACATCGGCTGCAGTTTTGGTACTCCATGA